In Gopherus flavomarginatus isolate rGopFla2 chromosome 1, rGopFla2.mat.asm, whole genome shotgun sequence, a single genomic region encodes these proteins:
- the EMP1 gene encoding epithelial membrane protein 1 — protein sequence MLVLLAGIFVVHIATVVMLFVSTIANVWMAGTSTMGANSTGLWLDCDAVKCRQIAFAEGDMPSLKAVQAFMILAIIFSFFSLVMFVVQLFTMEKGKRFYITGAIMLICWLFILIAVSIYTARFPHYFTDPRDHHGYSFILAWICFCFSFIIGILYLVLRKK from the exons ATGTTGGTGCTATTGGCTGGTATTTTTGTGGTCCACATTGCCACCGTGGTCATGCTGTTTGTATCCACCATTGCCAAC GTCTGGATGGCAGGTACCTCTACCATGGGGGCAAACTCAACAGGACTCTGGCTAGACTGCGATGCTGTGAAATGCCGTCAGATTGCATTTGCTGAAGGGGATATGC CTTCCCTCAAGGCAGTGCAAGCCTTCATGATCCTGGCTATCATCTTCTCCTTCTTCTCATTGGTCATGTTCGTGGTACAGCTCTTCACCATGGAGAAAGGGAAACGCTTCTATATCACTGGAGCCATCATGCTGATTTGCT GGCTGTTCATTTTGATTGCAGTCTCCATCTACACAGCCCGATTCCCACACTACTTCACAGACCCTCGGGACCATCATGGCTACTCCTTCATATTGGCCTGGATCTGCTTTTGCTTTAGCTTCATCATTGGCATCCTCTACCTTGTCCTTAGAAAGAAATAA